A window of Xylophilus sp. GW821-FHT01B05 contains these coding sequences:
- a CDS encoding alkaline phosphatase: MHLIRSASALCLALSCAFPALAAGEAKNVIFFLGDGMGPVTVTASRIYKYGEAGLLTMESLPRAARIKTYSLDAQTTDSAPSMAAYTTGVKSRNEVIAMDGNTVATRPSADSSVSPAVSNAVNNCAASNGAAVPTILEQAIAKGKATGVVTTARLTHATPAATYAHICHRDAEYAISRQAVPGGAGYNSALGNGVDVLLGGISYYWRPFNASTTPRGRPDGRDLVAELQAKGYSYVNDLASLNAAPSGKLIGLFDQALSEGHMSYELDRDPTKEPSLAQMTVKAIDALAKNGNGYFLMVEGGRIDHALHGTNAKRALTDTIAFDDAIKAALGKVDLSNTLVVVTADHDHTMAFNGYSHLGNDVLGKTTDYKTKKTAKAADGLPYTTLVFGNGGGPRKATRDDLTNVDTSGDKNYLQEVGVVLGSPGAETHGGGDVMLFATGAGSNIFKGTLDNTRVNGLLKQAFGF; this comes from the coding sequence ATGCACCTCATTCGCTCCGCCAGCGCGCTCTGCCTGGCCCTGTCCTGCGCCTTCCCTGCCCTCGCCGCCGGCGAGGCCAAGAACGTCATCTTCTTCCTGGGTGACGGCATGGGCCCGGTCACCGTCACCGCCAGCCGCATCTACAAATACGGCGAGGCCGGTTTGCTGACCATGGAATCGCTGCCGCGCGCAGCCCGCATCAAGACCTATTCGCTGGATGCGCAAACCACCGACAGCGCACCCTCGATGGCGGCCTACACCACGGGCGTGAAGTCGCGCAACGAGGTGATCGCCATGGACGGCAACACCGTGGCCACCCGCCCCTCGGCCGACAGCAGCGTGAGCCCGGCCGTCAGCAACGCGGTCAACAACTGCGCGGCCAGCAATGGCGCGGCCGTGCCCACCATCCTGGAGCAGGCGATTGCCAAGGGCAAGGCCACAGGCGTGGTCACCACCGCGCGCCTGACGCATGCCACGCCGGCTGCCACCTACGCCCACATCTGCCACCGCGATGCTGAATATGCGATCTCGCGCCAGGCCGTGCCCGGCGGCGCCGGCTACAACAGCGCGCTGGGCAATGGCGTGGACGTGCTGCTGGGCGGCATCAGCTACTACTGGCGCCCGTTCAACGCCAGCACCACGCCACGCGGCCGCCCCGATGGCCGCGACCTGGTGGCCGAGCTGCAGGCCAAGGGCTACAGCTACGTGAATGACCTGGCCAGCCTGAACGCCGCGCCCAGCGGCAAGCTCATTGGCCTGTTCGACCAGGCGCTGTCCGAAGGCCACATGTCCTACGAGCTGGACCGCGACCCCACCAAGGAACCCAGCCTGGCGCAGATGACGGTGAAAGCCATCGACGCACTCGCCAAGAACGGCAACGGCTACTTCCTGATGGTGGAGGGCGGCCGCATCGACCACGCGCTGCACGGCACCAACGCCAAGCGCGCACTGACCGACACCATCGCCTTCGACGACGCCATCAAGGCCGCGCTGGGCAAGGTCGATCTGTCGAACACGCTGGTGGTGGTCACCGCCGACCATGACCACACGATGGCCTTCAACGGCTACTCGCACCTGGGCAACGACGTGCTCGGCAAGACCACCGACTACAAGACCAAGAAGACCGCCAAGGCGGCCGATGGCCTGCCCTACACCACGCTGGTGTTTGGCAACGGCGGCGGCCCGCGCAAGGCCACGCGCGACGACCTCACCAACGTCGACACCTCGGGCGACAAGAACTATCTGCAAGAAGTGGGCGTGGTGCTGGGCAGCCCCGGCGCCGAAACCCACGGCGGCGGCGACGTGATGCTGTTTGCCACCGGCGCCGGCAGCAACATCTTCAAGGGCACGCTGGACAACACCCGCGTCAACGGCTTGCTCAAGCAGGCGTTTGGTTTCTGA
- a CDS encoding PhoX family phosphatase, whose amino-acid sequence MHDATSSSSPLGSPAIDPDDIGHNPSANPSFDALIASRMSRRGLLRAGFGTAGTALLGSVSLSACGGSDGDNVPDNLTLGFNPVAKSLADAVVVPAGYTASVLYRLGDPIASGVADYRNDGTDPAASYDRRAGDHHDGMSYFGIGNGDRWESTSAGRGLLAMNHEAITPSYLHPTGQTTSGSGNAQVRTVAEEVQREFFLHGVSVIEVSKSGSAWAYNRSSRFNRRVHTLTPMTLSGPAAGSAAMATKYSAQGTATRGTVNNCANGTTPWGTYLTCEENWAGYFRRIAATDDANRSAKEKAAFARYGVAGAGRELWATVTPDTTDDQYGRWNAEVRGASAAADYRNGPNTYGWVVEIDPFNPSAAPKKRTALGRMGHEGACLGPVAAGKPLVWYMGDDSRNEYIYKFVSTQNWDPADASRGLAAGDKYMDSGRLYVARFNADGSGTWLELKLGVNGITASNAAYAFADAADVLINARLAADAAGATKMDRPEWTAVNPKTGDVYVTLTNTNAASRPISATDAANPRFYNDPKGAAKTAQLGNPNGHIVRFADANRDPAATSFTWDVYLFGARSTASADINLSGLGADNDFSSPDGLWFSQAAPGLLWLQTDDGAYTDVTNCMMLAAVPGKVGDGAARTITNVGTDGATRQQATRVGTAPGTTLRRFLVGPKECELTGIAESGDGRALFVNIQHPGEDTKPDYGNPASFGSHWPDGGSARPRSATLVITRNDGGRIGI is encoded by the coding sequence ATGCACGACGCCACGTCTTCCTCTTCGCCCCTGGGCAGCCCGGCCATCGATCCCGACGACATCGGCCACAACCCCAGCGCCAACCCCTCTTTTGATGCACTGATCGCCAGCCGCATGTCGCGCCGCGGCCTGCTGCGCGCGGGTTTCGGCACGGCCGGCACGGCGCTGCTGGGCAGCGTGTCGCTCAGCGCCTGCGGCGGCAGCGACGGTGACAACGTGCCCGACAACCTGACCCTGGGCTTCAACCCGGTCGCCAAGAGCCTGGCCGACGCGGTCGTGGTGCCGGCCGGCTACACCGCCAGCGTGCTCTACCGCCTGGGCGACCCGATCGCCTCGGGCGTGGCCGACTACCGCAATGACGGCACCGACCCCGCCGCCAGCTACGACCGTCGTGCCGGCGACCACCATGACGGCATGAGCTACTTCGGCATTGGCAATGGCGACCGCTGGGAATCCACCAGCGCCGGCCGCGGCCTGCTGGCGATGAACCACGAAGCCATCACGCCGAGCTACCTGCACCCCACCGGCCAGACCACCAGCGGCAGCGGCAACGCGCAGGTGCGCACCGTGGCCGAGGAAGTGCAGCGCGAGTTCTTCCTGCACGGCGTGAGCGTGATCGAGGTCAGCAAGAGCGGCAGCGCCTGGGCCTACAACCGCAGCTCGCGCTTCAACCGCCGCGTGCACACGCTCACGCCCATGACGCTGTCCGGCCCCGCCGCTGGCAGCGCCGCCATGGCAACCAAGTATTCGGCGCAGGGCACGGCCACGCGCGGCACCGTCAACAACTGCGCCAACGGCACCACGCCCTGGGGCACCTACCTCACCTGCGAGGAAAACTGGGCCGGCTACTTCCGCCGCATCGCCGCCACCGACGACGCCAACCGCAGCGCCAAGGAAAAGGCCGCCTTCGCCCGCTATGGCGTGGCCGGCGCCGGCCGCGAACTGTGGGCCACCGTGACGCCCGACACCACCGACGACCAGTACGGCCGCTGGAACGCCGAAGTGCGCGGCGCCAGCGCCGCCGCTGACTACCGCAACGGGCCCAACACCTATGGCTGGGTGGTCGAGATCGATCCCTTCAACCCCAGCGCCGCGCCCAAGAAGCGCACCGCGCTGGGCCGCATGGGCCACGAAGGCGCTTGCCTGGGTCCGGTGGCCGCCGGCAAGCCGCTGGTCTGGTACATGGGCGATGACTCGCGCAACGAGTACATCTACAAGTTCGTGTCGACCCAGAACTGGGACCCGGCCGACGCCAGCCGCGGCCTGGCCGCCGGCGACAAGTACATGGACAGCGGCCGGCTCTATGTGGCGCGCTTCAACGCCGACGGCAGCGGCACCTGGCTGGAACTGAAGCTGGGCGTCAACGGCATCACCGCCAGCAATGCCGCCTACGCCTTTGCTGACGCGGCCGACGTGCTGATCAACGCCCGCCTGGCCGCCGACGCCGCCGGCGCCACCAAGATGGACCGCCCGGAGTGGACCGCGGTCAATCCCAAGACCGGCGACGTCTACGTGACGCTCACCAACACCAACGCCGCCTCGCGCCCGATCAGCGCCACCGACGCCGCCAACCCGCGCTTCTACAACGACCCCAAGGGCGCCGCCAAGACCGCGCAGCTGGGCAACCCCAACGGCCACATCGTGCGCTTTGCCGATGCCAACCGCGACCCGGCCGCCACCAGCTTCACCTGGGACGTCTACCTGTTTGGCGCGCGCTCCACCGCGTCGGCCGACATCAACCTGTCGGGCCTCGGCGCCGACAACGACTTCTCCAGCCCCGACGGCCTGTGGTTCAGCCAGGCCGCACCCGGCCTGCTGTGGCTGCAGACCGACGACGGCGCCTACACCGACGTGACCAACTGCATGATGCTGGCCGCCGTGCCGGGCAAGGTTGGCGATGGCGCCGCGCGCACCATCACCAACGTTGGCACCGACGGCGCAACCCGCCAGCAGGCCACCCGTGTCGGCACCGCGCCGGGCACCACGCTGCGCCGCTTCCTGGTCGGCCCGAAGGAGTGCGAGCTGACCGGCATCGCCGAGTCAGGCGACGGCCGCGCGCTGTTCGTCAACATCCAGCACCCGGGCGAAGACACCAAGCCCGACTACGGCAACCCGGCCTCGTTCGGCAGCCACTGGCCTGACGGCGGCAGCGCCCGCCCGCGCTCGGCCACCCTGGTCATCACGCGCAACGACGGCGGGCGCATCGGTATTTGA
- a CDS encoding MFS transporter, with product MAASTHDKETNTLLDQPGTAPPAPPPGRWSALEPLTVPTFRMLWLTWVAANTCMWMNDVATAWMMTSLTTSPVMVALVQSASTLPVFLLGLPSGALADILDRRRYFMVTQLWVAVVAMVICVIVLAGWMNAHLLLALTFCNGIGLAMRWPVFAAIVPELVPRAQLPAAMGLNGIAMNASRIIGPLVAGAVIASAGSHWVFVLNTALSLGAALVIWRWRRVHQPSPLGRERLGSAMRVGLQYVRQSPRMRSVLVRIAVFFVHATALLAMLPLIARALPGGGAGTFTLLLAAMGAGAIVGALLLPRLRQHLARDSLVRLGTTVVSVATGAVAFAPNVYVAVPAMALGGLAWLATANSMTTSAQLALPDWVRARGMSIYQMALMGATALGAALWGQVASMTTLHISLGTAAVTGVVVMLAVQHFMPDRSLEEDLSPSQAFTAPVAETPLASGHIQVTIEYRIDPARAEEFRALMQESRRSRLRQGALDWQLQRDVHDPSSYIEQIVDESWTEHLRRFTRVTAWDVALRDRKLAFHVGSEPPRVTRRIVER from the coding sequence ATGGCAGCGAGCACCCACGACAAAGAGACAAACACCCTTCTTGACCAGCCCGGTACGGCGCCGCCCGCGCCGCCGCCGGGCCGCTGGTCCGCGCTGGAGCCGCTGACAGTCCCGACCTTCCGCATGCTATGGCTGACCTGGGTGGCGGCCAATACCTGCATGTGGATGAACGACGTGGCCACCGCCTGGATGATGACCTCGCTCACCACCTCGCCGGTGATGGTGGCGCTGGTGCAGTCGGCGTCCACACTGCCGGTGTTCTTGCTGGGCCTGCCCAGCGGCGCGCTGGCCGACATCCTGGACCGGCGGCGCTACTTCATGGTGACCCAGCTCTGGGTGGCGGTGGTGGCCATGGTGATCTGCGTGATCGTGCTGGCCGGCTGGATGAACGCGCACCTGTTGCTGGCGCTGACCTTTTGCAACGGCATTGGCCTGGCGATGCGCTGGCCGGTGTTCGCCGCCATCGTGCCCGAGCTGGTGCCGCGCGCCCAGTTGCCGGCGGCCATGGGCCTGAACGGCATCGCCATGAACGCCTCGCGCATCATCGGCCCGCTGGTGGCGGGCGCGGTCATTGCCAGCGCGGGCAGCCACTGGGTGTTTGTGCTGAACACCGCGCTATCGCTGGGCGCGGCCCTGGTGATCTGGCGCTGGCGCCGCGTGCACCAGCCCAGCCCGCTGGGCCGCGAGCGCCTGGGCAGCGCCATGCGCGTGGGCCTGCAGTACGTGCGCCAGTCGCCGCGCATGCGCTCGGTGCTGGTGCGGATTGCCGTGTTCTTTGTGCACGCCACGGCGCTGCTGGCCATGCTGCCGCTGATCGCGCGCGCCCTGCCGGGCGGCGGAGCCGGCACCTTCACCTTGCTGCTGGCGGCCATGGGCGCGGGCGCCATCGTCGGCGCGCTGCTGCTGCCGCGCCTGCGCCAGCACCTGGCGCGCGACAGCCTGGTGCGGCTGGGGACCACGGTGGTGTCCGTGGCCACCGGCGCGGTGGCCTTTGCGCCCAATGTCTACGTGGCCGTGCCGGCGATGGCGCTGGGCGGCCTGGCCTGGCTGGCCACGGCCAATTCCATGACCACTTCGGCCCAGCTGGCGCTGCCCGACTGGGTGCGTGCGCGCGGCATGTCGATCTACCAGATGGCGCTGATGGGCGCGACCGCGCTGGGCGCGGCGCTGTGGGGCCAGGTGGCGTCGATGACCACGCTGCACATCAGCCTGGGCACGGCGGCGGTGACCGGCGTGGTGGTGATGCTGGCGGTGCAGCACTTCATGCCCGACCGCAGCCTGGAGGAAGACCTGTCGCCCTCGCAGGCCTTCACCGCGCCGGTGGCCGAGACGCCGCTGGCATCGGGCCACATCCAGGTGACGATCGAATACCGCATCGACCCGGCGCGCGCCGAGGAATTCCGCGCGCTGATGCAAGAAAGCCGCCGCAGCCGCCTGCGCCAGGGCGCGCTCGACTGGCAACTGCAGCGCGACGTGCATGACCCGTCGAGCTACATCGAGCAGATCGTCGACGAGTCCTGGACCGAGCACCTGCGCCGCTTCACCCGCGTCACCGCCTGGGACGTGGCGCTGCGCGACCGCAAGCTGGCCTTCCACGTGGGCAGCGAGCCGCCACGGGTGACGCGGCGCATTGTCGAGCGCTAG
- a CDS encoding indolepyruvate ferredoxin oxidoreductase family protein, with translation MNAPLPEHIRKALETVTLDDKYSLDEGRAFMSGVQALVKLPMLQRQRDAAAGKNTAGFISGYRGSPLGGYDQALAKASKFLKSQNIVFQPGVNEELAATALWGTQQLGFSPAGTNKFDGVFGIWYGKGPGVDRCSDVFKHANMAGTTEFGGVIAVAGDDHIAKSSTAAHQSDHIFKACGLPVFFPATVQEILDLGLHAFAMSRFSGVWAGMKTIQEIVESSATVTIDPERVKIIIPTDFEMPPGGLHIRWPDAPLEQEARLMHYKWYAALAYIRANRLNYNAIEGPNDRLGIMASGKSWNDTRQALADLGLDDAACRQLGIRLHKVGVVWPLEAQLTREFATGLQEILVVEEKRQVIEYQLKEELYNWRADVRPNVLGKFDEPDGDFSGGEWSMPNPTANTLLRANGDLSPALIARAIAGRLKKLGLLQAAGADMVARVEAQLALLDAKERAMQVLEAGGVQGADRLPWYCSGCPHNTSTVVPEGSRALGGIGCHYMATWMDRSTIGFTQMGGEGVPWVGQQPFTTDQHIFANLGDGTYFHSGLLAIRQSIAAGVNITYKILYNDAVAMTGGQQVGERPEGHSVLQIMRSVLSEGATKLVIVTDEPEKYEGVKLSDGVAVQHRDELDRIQREFREIKGTTAIIYDQTCATEKRRRRKRGTAVDPAKRVVINELVCEGCGDCSVQSNCLSVEPLETEFGRKRTINQSSCNKDMSCLKGFCPSFVSVEGGSLRKAKKAEAPTPALLGALPDPVLPSAAGVWGIVVAGVGGTGVITIGQLLGMAAHLEGKGIVTQDAAGLAQKGGATWSHVLIADRQDDIRTTRVGMAAADLILACDPLVAVNKESTLRMREGRTHVALNSHSTPTAAFVRNIDWQNPTEACAAEIARAVGLDGLGVFDADAAATRLMGDSLYINPMILGYAWQRGWVPLELGSLLRAIELNGVAVEQNKTAFAWGRHAAHDWAAVQKLLAPAQVISFKPRETLEGLVARRAQFLAAYQNQAYAEQYRSFVERVKQAEAPLGKTTLSESVARYLFKLMAYKDEYEVARLHTDRSFLERVNGMFEGDFKLHYHLAPPAIAKKNAKGELQKQKFGPWMQSAFRVLARLKGLRGTAFDPFGRTEERRTERALIGEYRASVEQLLAGLSTENHALAVEIARIPELIKGYGHVKERNLAAARLHGATLLQRWQHPAGERAAA, from the coding sequence ATGAATGCGCCCCTACCCGAGCACATCCGCAAGGCCCTAGAGACAGTGACCCTGGACGATAAGTACAGCCTTGACGAAGGCAGAGCCTTCATGTCCGGCGTCCAAGCTCTGGTCAAGCTGCCCATGCTGCAGCGCCAGCGCGACGCGGCGGCGGGCAAGAACACGGCGGGGTTCATCAGCGGCTACCGGGGCTCGCCGCTGGGCGGCTATGACCAGGCGCTGGCGAAGGCGTCCAAGTTCTTGAAGTCGCAGAACATCGTGTTCCAGCCCGGCGTGAATGAAGAGCTGGCGGCCACCGCGCTCTGGGGCACGCAGCAACTGGGCTTCTCGCCAGCGGGTACCAACAAGTTCGACGGCGTGTTTGGCATCTGGTACGGCAAGGGCCCGGGCGTGGACCGCTGCTCTGACGTGTTCAAGCACGCCAACATGGCTGGCACCACGGAGTTTGGCGGCGTGATCGCAGTGGCGGGCGACGACCATATCGCCAAGAGCAGTACCGCCGCCCACCAGAGCGACCACATCTTCAAGGCCTGCGGCCTGCCGGTGTTCTTTCCGGCCACGGTGCAAGAGATCCTGGACCTGGGCCTGCATGCCTTTGCCATGAGCCGTTTCTCTGGCGTCTGGGCCGGCATGAAGACGATCCAGGAGATCGTCGAGTCCAGCGCCACCGTCACCATCGACCCGGAGCGGGTCAAGATCATCATCCCGACCGATTTCGAGATGCCGCCCGGCGGCCTGCACATCCGCTGGCCCGATGCGCCGCTGGAGCAGGAAGCGCGGCTGATGCACTACAAGTGGTATGCCGCGCTGGCCTACATCCGCGCCAACCGCCTCAACTACAACGCCATCGAAGGCCCGAACGACCGCCTGGGCATCATGGCCAGCGGCAAGTCCTGGAACGACACGCGCCAGGCGCTGGCCGACCTGGGCCTGGACGACGCGGCCTGCCGCCAGTTGGGCATACGCCTGCACAAGGTCGGCGTGGTCTGGCCACTAGAGGCGCAGCTCACGCGTGAATTCGCCACCGGCCTGCAAGAGATCCTGGTGGTCGAGGAAAAGCGCCAGGTCATCGAATACCAGCTGAAGGAAGAGCTCTACAACTGGCGCGCCGACGTGCGGCCCAACGTGCTGGGCAAGTTCGACGAGCCGGACGGCGACTTCTCCGGCGGCGAATGGTCCATGCCCAACCCCACGGCCAACACCTTGCTGCGCGCCAATGGCGATCTGTCGCCGGCGCTGATCGCGCGCGCCATCGCCGGCCGGCTGAAGAAGCTGGGCCTGCTGCAGGCTGCGGGCGCCGACATGGTGGCGCGGGTCGAGGCGCAACTGGCACTGCTCGACGCCAAGGAGCGCGCCATGCAGGTGCTGGAGGCCGGTGGCGTGCAGGGCGCAGACCGCCTGCCCTGGTACTGCTCGGGCTGCCCGCACAACACCAGCACCGTGGTGCCCGAGGGCTCGCGCGCCCTGGGCGGCATCGGCTGCCACTACATGGCCACCTGGATGGACCGCAGCACCATTGGCTTTACGCAAATGGGCGGCGAGGGCGTGCCCTGGGTTGGCCAGCAGCCCTTCACCACCGACCAGCACATCTTTGCCAACCTGGGTGACGGCACCTACTTCCACAGCGGCCTGCTGGCGATCCGCCAGAGCATCGCCGCCGGCGTCAACATCACCTACAAGATCCTCTACAACGACGCCGTCGCCATGACCGGCGGCCAGCAGGTGGGCGAGCGGCCTGAAGGCCATTCGGTGCTGCAGATCATGCGCAGCGTGCTGTCCGAGGGCGCGACCAAGCTGGTGATCGTCACCGACGAACCCGAGAAATACGAGGGCGTGAAACTGTCTGACGGCGTGGCAGTGCAGCACCGCGACGAGCTCGACCGCATCCAGCGCGAGTTCCGGGAGATCAAAGGCACCACGGCCATCATTTATGACCAGACCTGCGCCACAGAGAAGCGCCGCCGCCGCAAACGCGGCACGGCGGTGGACCCAGCCAAGCGCGTGGTCATCAACGAGCTGGTCTGCGAAGGCTGCGGCGACTGCAGCGTGCAAAGCAACTGCCTGTCGGTCGAGCCGCTGGAGACCGAGTTCGGCCGCAAGCGCACCATCAACCAAAGCAGCTGCAACAAGGACATGAGCTGCCTGAAGGGCTTTTGCCCGAGCTTTGTCTCGGTCGAAGGCGGCAGCCTGCGCAAGGCCAAGAAGGCCGAAGCGCCCACGCCGGCGCTGCTGGGCGCGCTGCCTGATCCGGTGCTGCCATCGGCTGCGGGCGTCTGGGGCATCGTCGTGGCCGGCGTCGGCGGCACCGGCGTCATCACCATCGGCCAGTTGCTGGGCATGGCCGCGCACCTGGAAGGCAAGGGCATCGTCACGCAAGACGCAGCCGGCCTGGCGCAAAAGGGCGGCGCCACCTGGAGCCACGTGTTGATTGCCGACCGGCAGGACGACATCCGCACCACCCGCGTCGGCATGGCCGCGGCCGACCTGATCCTGGCCTGCGACCCGCTGGTGGCGGTGAACAAGGAAAGCACGCTGCGCATGCGCGAGGGCCGCACCCACGTCGCGCTCAACAGCCACAGCACGCCCACCGCAGCCTTTGTGCGCAACATCGACTGGCAGAACCCGACCGAGGCCTGCGCTGCCGAGATCGCACGCGCCGTCGGCCTGGACGGCCTGGGCGTGTTCGACGCCGACGCCGCCGCCACCCGGCTGATGGGCGACAGCCTCTACATCAACCCGATGATCCTGGGCTACGCCTGGCAGCGCGGCTGGGTGCCGCTGGAGCTGGGTTCGCTGCTGCGCGCCATCGAGCTGAACGGCGTCGCCGTCGAGCAGAACAAGACCGCCTTCGCCTGGGGCCGCCACGCCGCGCACGACTGGGCTGCAGTGCAAAAGCTGCTCGCCCCGGCGCAGGTCATCAGCTTCAAGCCGCGCGAAACGCTCGAAGGCCTGGTTGCGCGCCGGGCGCAGTTCCTGGCCGCCTACCAGAACCAGGCCTATGCCGAGCAGTACCGCAGCTTTGTCGAGCGCGTCAAGCAGGCCGAGGCGCCGCTGGGCAAGACCACGCTGTCTGAATCGGTGGCGCGCTACCTGTTCAAGCTGATGGCGTACAAGGACGAATACGAAGTGGCGCGGCTGCACACCGACCGCAGCTTCCTGGAGCGCGTCAACGGCATGTTCGAGGGCGACTTCAAGCTGCACTACCACCTGGCGCCGCCCGCCATCGCCAAGAAGAACGCCAAGGGCGAGCTGCAGAAGCAGAAGTTCGGCCCCTGGATGCAGAGCGCCTTCCGCGTGCTGGCCCGCTTGAAGGGCTTGCGCGGCACGGCGTTCGACCCCTTCGGCCGCACCGAAGAGCGCCGCACCGAGCGCGCACTGATCGGTGAATACCGCGCCAGCGTCGAGCAACTGCTGGCCGGCCTCAGCACCGAGAACCATGCGCTGGCCGTAGAGATCGCCCGCATCCCCGAGCTGATCAAGGGCTACGGCCACGTCAAGGAGCGCAATCTGGCGGCGGCGCGGCTGCACGGGGCCACGCTGTTGCAGCGCTGGCAGCACCCCGCTGGGGAGCGCGCGGCGGCCTGA
- a CDS encoding alkaline phosphatase, protein MKHWFIASALATAALTACGGSDSGPAAAPKNVLFFLGDGMGLTTMTAARIYQVGEDGNLTMDTLPETAFIKTYSANAQVTDSAPSMAAYMTGVKMNNEVISMTAPTSAFNTTTGADYVSGSDSTCPTSGNGSAVTTMLELAKSGGLATGVVTTTRITHATPAATYAHICHRDGENNIAAQMVPQGAGFNSALADGIDVVMGGGLRHFLPKGTAGSVRTDTRDLVAEMKARGYAFAGNKTDFSALPATGKLLALFTPSHMAYDLDRDAAKEPSLAEMTTRSIDQLKSNPKGMFLMVEGGRIDHALHETTARKALADTVAFDGAIKAAIDKMQVIDPGLKNTLIVVTADHDHTLVLNGYSARTGPSSATNPGVLGLLRSYTNGALATDTSGNPYTIIGFGNGENRPSVRTALSDAQVFASSYHQEAVIPVTAGNETHGGGNVFLGAIGRGADSFSGTLDNTAVFGLIRKASGL, encoded by the coding sequence ATGAAGCACTGGTTTATCGCATCAGCGCTCGCAACGGCGGCACTGACTGCTTGCGGCGGCTCAGACTCTGGCCCGGCGGCGGCTCCCAAGAACGTCCTGTTCTTCCTTGGCGACGGCATGGGCCTGACGACCATGACGGCCGCGCGCATCTACCAGGTGGGCGAAGACGGCAACCTGACCATGGACACGCTGCCCGAGACGGCCTTCATCAAGACCTACTCGGCCAACGCCCAGGTCACCGACAGCGCGCCCTCCATGGCCGCCTACATGACCGGCGTGAAGATGAACAACGAGGTCATCTCCATGACCGCGCCGACCTCGGCCTTCAACACCACGACCGGCGCCGACTACGTGAGCGGCTCTGACTCCACCTGCCCCACCAGCGGCAACGGCAGCGCGGTGACGACGATGCTGGAGCTGGCCAAGTCCGGCGGCCTGGCCACGGGCGTGGTGACCACCACGCGCATCACGCATGCCACGCCAGCCGCCACCTACGCCCACATCTGCCACCGCGACGGCGAGAACAACATCGCCGCGCAAATGGTGCCCCAGGGCGCGGGCTTCAACAGCGCGCTGGCCGACGGCATCGACGTGGTCATGGGCGGCGGCCTGCGCCACTTCCTGCCCAAGGGCACGGCTGGCAGCGTGCGCACCGACACGCGCGACCTGGTGGCCGAGATGAAGGCGCGCGGCTATGCCTTTGCCGGCAACAAGACCGACTTCAGCGCCCTGCCCGCCACCGGCAAGCTGCTGGCGCTGTTCACGCCCAGCCACATGGCCTATGACCTGGACCGCGACGCGGCCAAGGAGCCCAGCCTGGCCGAGATGACCACGCGCAGCATCGACCAGCTCAAGAGCAACCCCAAGGGCATGTTCCTGATGGTGGAAGGCGGCCGCATCGACCACGCACTGCACGAGACCACGGCACGCAAGGCGCTGGCCGACACGGTGGCTTTCGACGGCGCCATCAAGGCCGCCATCGACAAGATGCAGGTGATCGACCCGGGCCTGAAGAACACGCTGATCGTGGTCACCGCCGACCATGACCACACGCTGGTGCTCAACGGCTACTCGGCCCGCACCGGCCCCAGCAGCGCCACCAACCCGGGCGTGCTGGGCCTGCTGCGCAGCTACACCAACGGCGCGCTGGCCACCGACACCAGCGGCAACCCCTACACCATCATCGGCTTTGGCAATGGCGAGAACCGGCCCTCTGTGCGCACCGCGCTCAGCGACGCGCAGGTGTTCGCCAGCAGCTACCACCAGGAAGCCGTGATCCCGGTGACGGCGGGCAACGAGACCCATGGCGGCGGCAATGTGTTTCTGGGCGCCATCGGGCGCGGCGCCGACAGCTTCAGCGGCACCCTCGACAACACCGCCGTGTTCGGGCTGATCCGCAAGGCCAGCGGCCTGTGA
- a CDS encoding Lrp/AsnC family transcriptional regulator produces METLDKFDLSILRELQADARLTNAELAQRVGLSAAPCWRRVRALETAGYILGYHAQLNRQKLGLGVLAFVRLDAERNSGDAMRQLEEAVRQLPEVTNCHYISGTGTFELQVVAEDLDHFSRFALQRLANLPHVKDLHTSFSLGEVKASGALPLGHLGAARPPR; encoded by the coding sequence ATGGAAACACTTGATAAGTTTGACCTGTCCATCCTGCGCGAACTGCAGGCCGACGCCCGGCTTACCAATGCCGAGCTGGCGCAGCGCGTGGGCCTGTCGGCCGCGCCCTGCTGGCGGCGCGTGCGGGCGCTGGAGACGGCCGGCTACATCCTGGGCTACCACGCGCAACTCAACCGCCAGAAGCTGGGCCTGGGCGTGCTGGCCTTTGTGCGGCTGGATGCCGAGCGCAACTCGGGCGACGCCATGCGCCAGTTGGAAGAGGCGGTGCGCCAGCTGCCCGAGGTCACCAACTGCCACTACATCAGCGGCACCGGCACCTTCGAGCTGCAGGTGGTGGCCGAGGACCTGGACCATTTCTCGCGCTTTGCGCTGCAGCGCCTGGCCAACCTGCCGCATGTGAAAGACCTGCACACCAGCTTCTCGCTGGGCGAGGTCAAGGCCAGCGGGGCGCTGCCGCTGGGACATCTGGGCGCCGCCCGGCCGCCGCGCTGA